GAATTGTATAATAAAGATATAAAGATTGGAAATCCATGGGATAATTTTATTTCATGGATCAAAACAATAATTAAAAAATTAGAGGGAAAAGGATGAGTAAAAAGGGATGGATTATTTTATTAATAGTTGTTTTGATAGTAGTTGGAGGATTCTTCTATTTTCTTACAGCAAACCATATAGAGGGAGTTGTTTACGACTCTAAAACAGGGAAGGCTTTAAGTGGTGCAAGGGTAACAATAAATAAACTTACAGAACTTGAAACAGACAAGGATGGAAAATTTAGAGCCTTCTCTCCACCTGTGAAGAAGGTAATAAGAGTGGAGAAACCTGGATACAAAACATTTGAGGAAACTTTCCCTTCAAAGTTTGGTCTTCAAGTTATAGAAATACCCCTTGAACCCTTTACATTCAGTGAACTGGTGGAGAATTTCAAGGAAAGGGCATCTACCCTTAAAAGTTATAATGCGAAGTATTCTATTGAGAGTGAAGCTGATGGTAAAAAGGATACATTCTCAATCCAACTCTCATACGCACTTGGAAAGGGAGTCCATTTTGTGTCTGAAGAGGAGGGAGAAAATACATCATTTACAGAAGTTTATATACTTAAGGATTATGTGTATTTAAGAGATGGAAAGGATAAGGAGTTTAAAAAGATTGAAAAGGAAGAATCAGAGAACATTCCAATTTTAAGACTTTCAGATATGATGGATTTCTTCATCATGAAGGCTGAACCATCTTCCTTCTCATTCTTGAAGGAAGCAACCTTCGACGATGAGAAGTGTGCTGTGTTTAAAATTCAATGGGAGGATGTATTCTCCAAATCAAGTGGTTTTGTCTATCTTGGCGAGGAAAGTGGAATTATAAGAAAGATATCTGTTGTTGATAAAGGATTTAATGAGGAGGGGGAAACAGTTACTACTGAAGTTAATTTTGTGCTTGAAGATTTGAATAAGCCAGTAGAGATAAATCCACCTTCCTAATCCATTGCTTGAGCAAAAAGATGGGGTATCTCCTCTCCTATCCCTATCAGTCTTACAATCTTAAGGCTGGTTTCTTCCTTTTCTAAAAATTCCTTTACAGTTTCGTATATTATTTTTGTTCCCTTTTTCTTTGGAAAACCAAATATCCCACAGCTTACAGCAGGTATTGAGATGCTTTCAAGTTTTTTCTCCGTTGCCAACCTCAGAACACTTAAAATAGCCTTCTTTAACTTATTTTCCTCGTCTCCCTCTCCCCAGACAGGACCAACTGTGTGTATCACATACTTTGATGGAAGACTTCCAGCAGTTGTTATCACGGCATCCCCTGTATTTAGAGGTCCGTTCTTTTCTATGATTTTATTGCTCTCCTCCTGTATTATGGAACCTCCAGCTCTTACAATGGCTCCTGCCACACCACCACCATGTGATAGATACCTGTTTGCTGCGTTAACTATTGCATCAACCTCTTCCTTTGTAATATCTCCTCTAACCACCTGAATAATCTTATCCTTTATCCTTTTCTCTTTTAAAACCTTCATAATTCCTCCTTCTCTCTAAATAAATTATAACTTATTTTTTTCATTTAAAGAGAAAGGTTCTAAGAGGAGTATAAATTGGACCATTTGGGGTAAGTTTTGATTCAAATAGAATCAATCTATCCATTTTAAATAATGGTGTTATCAGATTTCCATCCTTCAAAAGTTTCACTTCACTATCACTCAGTCCAAATTTTGCCCTTCCAATGGTGAGATGTGGTACGAAGTTTTCCTTTCTTATCTTTAAGAATCTACTAAATTCCGGGTAAAGAGCCCTGTATATGGATTTCATTTCGTCACCTCCCTCCTTTACTCCAATCCACACAACCCTTACCCTTCTTTCATTTGGGAAAAAGGATAAGCCATTCAATCTTACATTAAACTTCTTTAAAAGATGAGTCTTTTCTTTTATTACAGACTCTATCCTTTCCACCTCTCTTTTATCAATCTCTCCAAAGAAAAATATGGTGAAGTGAAGATTCTCCTCCTCAACCCACTTTACCTTTGACTTTATCCTTTTTGAGACTTCCTTTACAAAGGAATTCACTTTCTTTCTTACATCTTCCCTTATGGGCAAAGCAAGAAATGTTCTCATTCTTTCCTCCTTTATTCTCATACTGAATTATATAACATCTCCCTTATGGTATAATATGAAGGATAAATTCCTTAAGGAGGACTGAACATGAAAAAGCATATTGAGGATTTTATACTTAAAGTATATTCTCTTCATCCTCATTTTTTGTTTGTTGTCAATTTTATGATTTTTCTCCTTCTTGTTGCCTTTCTCACTCCCTCTGTAAATCAAAGCCCTGAGTTTATTTTAAGACTAAAGACACTCTCTCTGACTCAGACCTATCTTAACAAGTTTGCCTTTCTTAAAAATCCAGTTGTTTATCTTATTTTTTCCATTGTCTTTGGAGCTCTTGTATTTCTTGGAAACATATTTCTCTCATGGGTTGGAATTCCTCTATTCTACATCTCCTACTTCTTTATTGAAAATATGAAGAGGTTTACCTACCTCTTTACAGGGAGAGGAACGCTAACTGCCCTCAACCTTCCAGAAAAAACAGTTAAAGGATTTTCGGTCTATTTCTCGACTTTCCCTGCCAATATCTTTGAAGCCTTTGGATATTTCATCTCCCTTGCGGCAGGTCTCTTTGTCCTTATCTACTTCAGTGTATTTATGTACAGGATAATAAGGGAAAAGTTCCCAAAGATAAAAGCTCTGTGGGGAAAGATAGTAACCTTTGTTGTATTTATTCTCATACCCCATCTTATAATTCTATTCTTTATATTAAGAGAAGTGTTTAAAGACATAAAGGTATTTTCCTTGAGAGTTCCATTTCTTGTAGTAATACTTGTTTATCTTGTATCTGTTGGATCCCACTTCTTCTCCCTTGTTGGGAGAGAGGTGAAAAAAGGGAAGGATAAGAAACCATCTGAATTTCTCTCCGAAGGTTTAACTACTGGATTATCATTTATTCCCATAGGTTTAACCTCCCTAATCATAGGCATAATTTTAAAGAATACTCTTTCATTTAGGATTCTTTTGCCTCTATTTGAAAAGATAAATCCATCTTCCAGCACACTTTTAGTTTTAAACATAATAGGAGTTATAGTGTATGCTTTATCAATTATGCTTCCATTCTGGTATGTATTTTACAATGCAAAAAGATGGAGCAAGAAAATCCTTAATGAGAGAAAAATATCTAAGAAAAAGAGGAGAAAGAAATGATAAAAAGACTTATAATTGTAGTGCTCCTCCTTGTTTTACTTGTTTCATGTTCATCAGGGGGCACCAATAAACCAAAGATTGACACTTCGAACAGAAAAGAGGCAAAAGATTTTACATTACCTACCCTCGATGGTGGAGCTGTAACTCTATCGGATCTTAAAGGGAAAGTTGTTCTTTTAGATTTCTGGGCTACATGGTGTGGTCCATGTAGAAGATCAACTCCAATAATAGTTTCAATCTACAATAAGTATCATAAAAAGGGCTTTGTGGCTTTGGGAATAAATCTTGACGGGGAAAGTGATATGGATAAGGTTACTCAATATGTTAATGAAAACAACATGGATTATCCAATACTTATAGATGCCTTTAGTGTTGCAGAGATGTATAAAGTTAGGGGAATTCCAAGGTTTGTTCTCATTGATAAACAGGGAAGGATAGTTATAGAGATAGAGGGACTTGTGCCAGATTTAAAGGCAAAACTTGAGCAGTATATAGAGGCACTTTTAGAGGAATAAAGGAGGTGATTTAGTTGATTTTAAAAGAGGTAGTTGAGAGGTATAGTGTAAGAAAGTACCTTGATAAGGATGTGGAGGAGGAAAAATTAAGGGAAGTCCTTGAAGCTGGAAGGCTTGCACCTTCTGCATGCAACTACCAGCCATGGAAGTTTATAGTTGTAAGAGACAAAGAGATAAGAAAAAAGATTGCAGAGCCAACCACATGGGCTAAATTCATTGCTGAGGCGCCTGTCCTTATTGTTGCCTGTAAGGTTAGAGATGGTTTCCTTATGGGTGGGTGGTATGACAGTGCCATCCTTGATATAGGCATTGCTCTTGATCACATGACCCTTCAGGCAACTCATCTTGGTCTTGGAACATGCTGGATAGGTGATTTTAATGAAAAGCTTGTTAAGGAACTCCTTGAAATTCCAGAAAATGTAAGGGTAGTTGCACTCCTCACCCTTGGATATCCGAGGGAAAAGAAAATTCCTAAAAAGAAAAGGAAACCATTTGAAGAGGTTGTATCCTTTGAAAAGTTCTAAAAACCTACTAAAATTAGAGTATGGGAAAATTTGTTGTTGCCATATGTGGAAATATTGGGGTTGGAAAATCCACACTGGCAAAGATACTTTCAAAGAAGTGGAAATTTTCCATTGTTCCTGAACCTCAGGACAAGAATCCATTTTTAAAAAACTTCTATAAGGATCCAAAGAGGTGGGCGCTCCACTCCCAGCTCTTTTTTCTCCTATCCCGCCTTAAGATACTTGAAGAAATTGAGAAAAGTTCAGATTCCTTTATAATAGATAGAACCATCTATGAGGATGCAGAGATATTTGCAAAACTTGTTTTAACAAAAAGGGAGTATAATTTATATAGAGAGGTTTACAATAGAGTGATAAGGGATTTTCCATCGCCTCATCTACTCATATATCTTTATGCCCCAGTTAAGGTTTTGAAAAAGAGGATAGAGATGAGAGGAAGAGTTTACGAAAGGAGTATAAAGCTAAGTTATTTAAAGAGATTAAACAAAGCTTACGAGGAGTGGATAGATGGATTTAATCTATGTCCGGTTTATAGATTAAACACAGAGGAGTTTGATTTGAACAATCTATTTTCAAATCTCTCAAAGGTTATAGATGATATTGAGAAATTTTTCTGGGAAGGAAGAAAAAGATGACAAGAGAAGAGGAATTAAAAAAACTGAGTGAGTTTGAAAAGGAAGCTTTTATGTCAGTTCTCCCTCCACATGTGAGGAGGGAGCTGGAGAGATTGAATAGATGGGAAAACCTCATTGAGGTTGTGCTTGATCTTGGAAGGAGACCTGAGGCGAGATTCTCTGATTCCTTCCAGTATCTATCTGATCAACCTGTATCCCGTGAGGATATAGAGTATGTAAGGAGTAGAGTTGGTGAATTTGACAGAGATAATAGGGCAGGTATTGAAAGAACCCTTCATAGGATCTCCTGTATAAGAAACAGGAGGGGAGATATTGTTGGTCTGACTTTGAGAGTTGGAAGAGCAATATATGGAACCATAGATATTGTAAGGGACCTCTTTGAGACAGGGAAAAGTATTTTACTTTTGGGTCGTCCTGGTGTAGGAAAGACCACTCTTTTAAGGGAGGCTGCAAGGGTTTTAAGTGACGACTTAAAGAAGAGAGTGGTTGTTGTTGATACCTCAAATGAGATTGGTGGAGATGGAGACATACCTCATCCTGCCATAGGTTCGGCAAGAAGGATGCAGGTTCCATTTGGAAGAACTCAAGCTGATGTGATGATAGAAGCTGTTGAGAACCATATGCCTGAGGTGATAATAATTGATGAGATTGGAAGAAAGGATGAAGCTGAGGCATGTAGAACCATTGCAGAGAGAGGAGTGCAACTCATTGCCACTGCCCATGGAAATACCCTTGATAACTTACTTATAAACCCTGTTCTCTCCGACCTTCTCGGAGGAATTACAACAGTTATACTTGGTGATGAGGAGGCGCAGAGGAGAGGAACACAGAAGACTGTGCTTGAAAGGTCCTCACCACCCTCCTTTGATATTCTTGTGGAGATAAGGGATAGAGACACCCTTGCAGTTTACTATGATGTTGCAGAGGTTGTGGATAAGTATTTACGCGGCTATCCTTTAAATCCTGAGATAAGAAGGAGAAAGGAGGGAGGGAAGATTGAGATAAAGTCTGAGAGGGAGATAGAGAAGCTTCCCAAATACAAACCTTTGAGAATCTTCACATATGGTGTCTCAAGAGATTATCTTGAACAGGGTTTGAGATCAGTGGGGCTTGATTGGGAGTTTGTTAATGACCTTGATGAAGCTGAAGCACTGATAATATCAAAAACTCAGGAGAGGAGAAATCCAGGACTTGTAAGGGAGGCACAGAAGAGGGGAATAGAGGTTTTAAGGGTTAAATCTAATACAAAGAAGCAGATTAGAAAACTATGCATTGATTTAAGGAATACTTTTTTGGACAAGAAGAGGGACTACATAAAAGAGATAGAGGAGGGAGTAAGAGAGGTCCTTGCCACAGGAAAACCTTATCCTCTCTATCCTGCCCCGGCAGATATAAGAAAGATACAGCATAAAATTATAAGAGAGTTTGGTTTAAGGTCTGAAAGTCAAGGAGAGGAGCCATTTAGATGCGTGATAATATTTCCAAAATAGGTTTTTTTATAACCTTTGAGGGTATTGATGGGTGTGGTAAATCCACTCAGGCAAAAATACTGAAGGAAAATCTGGAAGGATTGGGTTTTGATGTCTTCTGGACAAAGGAGCCTGGTGGGACAGATGTAGGGAAGAGGATAAGGGATGTACTTTTAAATTTTGACGGTGAGATTGATCCATTAACAGAGTTTCTTCTCTTTGCATCAGATAGAAATACACATATCAAAAGAATTATAGAGGAGATAGGGAGGGGTAAAATCGTTATTTCAGAGAGATTTAAAGACTCATCAGTTGCATATCAGGGTTATGGAGGAGGAGTTTCCATATCATTTATAGAGAAGGTGCACAGAGAGATAACTCTCCTTGATCCAGATATAACTTTTTTATTGGACATTTCTCCAAGGGAATCTTTAAGGAGAGTGAGAGACCTTGATAGAATTGAAAAGAGAGGGGTTAACTTTCTTGAGAGGGTGAGGAATGGATATCTAATCCTTTCAAAGATGTATCCAGAGAGAATCTATGTGATTGATGGAAGTAGATCAAAGGAGGAGATTGGAGAAGAAATTTTTTCCATAGTCAAAAAAAAGCTCCTCTAATAATTTCCATGAAACAAAATTCTTAAATTTTTGTATTTTTATGTGGAGGTGATAGTTTATGAAACTGAAATATGGTGTGATTTTTTCTCTTGTGTTGATTCTTATTCTTTCTTCATGTATTCCTCAGGATAATGAAATTCCCAAGGATGAGGAAAAAACTCGCTATTATGATGAAATTTTTAGTGAAGTTCGTGTTGAGAAAGATATCGTTTATGGAGAAAGTGTAGATTATACAGGTAAAAGAATAGAGCTTAAACTTGATGTTTATGAACCAAAGGGGAATAGTGAGGATAAGAGACCGCTTATTATATGGATTCATGGAGGTGGATTTAAGTCAGGAGATAAAAACAATGTAAAAATTGTTGAACTTTGCAAATACTTTGCAAAGAGAGGTTATGTCACTGCTTCCATTAACTATAGATTGAGAAAGAGACCAAAGAAAGATCTTGAGGGAGCAATAAAGGATGCTGTGGAGGA
This DNA window, taken from Caldisericia bacterium, encodes the following:
- a CDS encoding carboxypeptidase regulatory-like domain-containing protein, coding for MSKKGWIILLIVVLIVVGGFFYFLTANHIEGVVYDSKTGKALSGARVTINKLTELETDKDGKFRAFSPPVKKVIRVEKPGYKTFEETFPSKFGLQVIEIPLEPFTFSELVENFKERASTLKSYNAKYSIESEADGKKDTFSIQLSYALGKGVHFVSEEEGENTSFTEVYILKDYVYLRDGKDKEFKKIEKEESENIPILRLSDMMDFFIMKAEPSSFSFLKEATFDDEKCAVFKIQWEDVFSKSSGFVYLGEESGIIRKISVVDKGFNEEGETVTTEVNFVLEDLNKPVEINPPS
- a CDS encoding macro domain-containing protein, which gives rise to MKVLKEKRIKDKIIQVVRGDITKEEVDAIVNAANRYLSHGGGVAGAIVRAGGSIIQEESNKIIEKNGPLNTGDAVITTAGSLPSKYVIHTVGPVWGEGDEENKLKKAILSVLRLATEKKLESISIPAVSCGIFGFPKKKGTKIIYETVKEFLEKEETSLKIVRLIGIGEEIPHLFAQAMD
- the thpR gene encoding RNA 2',3'-cyclic phosphodiesterase, whose product is MRTFLALPIREDVRKKVNSFVKEVSKRIKSKVKWVEEENLHFTIFFFGEIDKREVERIESVIKEKTHLLKKFNVRLNGLSFFPNERRVRVVWIGVKEGGDEMKSIYRALYPEFSRFLKIRKENFVPHLTIGRAKFGLSDSEVKLLKDGNLITPLFKMDRLILFESKLTPNGPIYTPLRTFLFK
- a CDS encoding TlpA family protein disulfide reductase, which encodes MIKRLIIVVLLLVLLVSCSSGGTNKPKIDTSNRKEAKDFTLPTLDGGAVTLSDLKGKVVLLDFWATWCGPCRRSTPIIVSIYNKYHKKGFVALGINLDGESDMDKVTQYVNENNMDYPILIDAFSVAEMYKVRGIPRFVLIDKQGRIVIEIEGLVPDLKAKLEQYIEALLEE
- a CDS encoding nitroreductase family protein, which produces MILKEVVERYSVRKYLDKDVEEEKLREVLEAGRLAPSACNYQPWKFIVVRDKEIRKKIAEPTTWAKFIAEAPVLIVACKVRDGFLMGGWYDSAILDIGIALDHMTLQATHLGLGTCWIGDFNEKLVKELLEIPENVRVVALLTLGYPREKKIPKKKRKPFEEVVSFEKF
- a CDS encoding deoxynucleoside kinase produces the protein MGKFVVAICGNIGVGKSTLAKILSKKWKFSIVPEPQDKNPFLKNFYKDPKRWALHSQLFFLLSRLKILEEIEKSSDSFIIDRTIYEDAEIFAKLVLTKREYNLYREVYNRVIRDFPSPHLLIYLYAPVKVLKKRIEMRGRVYERSIKLSYLKRLNKAYEEWIDGFNLCPVYRLNTEEFDLNNLFSNLSKVIDDIEKFFWEGRKR
- a CDS encoding AAA family ATPase, coding for MTREEELKKLSEFEKEAFMSVLPPHVRRELERLNRWENLIEVVLDLGRRPEARFSDSFQYLSDQPVSREDIEYVRSRVGEFDRDNRAGIERTLHRISCIRNRRGDIVGLTLRVGRAIYGTIDIVRDLFETGKSILLLGRPGVGKTTLLREAARVLSDDLKKRVVVVDTSNEIGGDGDIPHPAIGSARRMQVPFGRTQADVMIEAVENHMPEVIIIDEIGRKDEAEACRTIAERGVQLIATAHGNTLDNLLINPVLSDLLGGITTVILGDEEAQRRGTQKTVLERSSPPSFDILVEIRDRDTLAVYYDVAEVVDKYLRGYPLNPEIRRRKEGGKIEIKSEREIEKLPKYKPLRIFTYGVSRDYLEQGLRSVGLDWEFVNDLDEAEALIISKTQERRNPGLVREAQKRGIEVLRVKSNTKKQIRKLCIDLRNTFLDKKRDYIKEIEEGVREVLATGKPYPLYPAPADIRKIQHKIIREFGLRSESQGEEPFRCVIIFPK
- the tmk gene encoding dTMP kinase, with translation MRDNISKIGFFITFEGIDGCGKSTQAKILKENLEGLGFDVFWTKEPGGTDVGKRIRDVLLNFDGEIDPLTEFLLFASDRNTHIKRIIEEIGRGKIVISERFKDSSVAYQGYGGGVSISFIEKVHREITLLDPDITFLLDISPRESLRRVRDLDRIEKRGVNFLERVRNGYLILSKMYPERIYVIDGSRSKEEIGEEIFSIVKKKLL